From a single Fusobacterium ulcerans ATCC 49185 genomic region:
- a CDS encoding LexA family transcriptional regulator yields MEKKKEFSKYLENFMKKNGYNLEQISRETGVPVATIGHYKTGRRTPKNDFIDKFVSGFNLSSQEKKEITMAIAIDKTPKVIKDNILELKNIKPIKLMEVPLFSSVSAGLGRETIAEPIDFISIPKTAGNNIVAILVQGNSMEDTILDGSIVVVNTELMPEVGEIGVFLTKGSDHADGLVKRLKYKNGEYVLESDNKEYGDLRIENSDITAYGKVIQVINNTTKRRKDPLMSYIDKLDMNEREMIESMLKGLIEKKKETK; encoded by the coding sequence ATGGAGAAAAAAAAGGAATTTTCAAAATATCTTGAAAATTTTATGAAAAAAAATGGATATAATTTAGAACAGATTTCGAGAGAAACAGGGGTTCCTGTTGCTACAATAGGTCATTATAAGACTGGGAGAAGAACTCCTAAAAATGATTTTATTGATAAATTTGTCTCTGGTTTTAATTTAAGTTCTCAAGAAAAAAAAGAAATTACAATGGCGATAGCTATTGATAAAACACCAAAAGTAATTAAAGATAATATTCTTGAACTAAAAAATATAAAACCAATAAAACTGATGGAGGTTCCATTATTTTCAAGTGTTTCTGCTGGACTAGGGAGAGAAACTATTGCTGAACCTATAGATTTTATTTCAATACCAAAGACAGCTGGTAATAATATAGTTGCTATTTTAGTACAGGGAAATTCTATGGAAGATACTATTTTAGATGGGTCTATTGTTGTTGTAAATACAGAATTGATGCCAGAAGTTGGAGAAATAGGTGTGTTTTTGACTAAAGGAAGCGATCATGCTGATGGGCTGGTAAAAAGATTAAAATATAAAAATGGTGAGTATGTATTAGAAAGTGATAATAAGGAATATGGAGATTTAAGGATAGAAAATAGTGATATAACAGCTTATGGAAAAGTTATCCAGGTAATAAATAATACAACTAAAAGAAGAAAAGATCCTTTGATGTCATATATAGATAAACTAGATATGAATGAAAGAGAAATGATAGAAAGTATGCTTAAAGGACTAATCGAAAAGAAAAAAGAAACTAAATAA
- a CDS encoding GNAT family N-acetyltransferase, translating into MIKEFDGSLKMADELLLIDSESFQDIPYTSEILCEKIKKNDHYRVFVYYEENIPVAYLGLLYVSNLHYDGMWVDLIGVRKDFQNRAIGKKLLKYAEEKARDNGLEILTGLVKSDNISSLTMFKGAEFKYDEMGFKLFMKDIEKK; encoded by the coding sequence ATGATAAAAGAGTTTGATGGTTCTTTGAAAATGGCAGATGAATTGTTATTGATAGACAGTGAATCTTTTCAAGATATACCATATACTTCTGAGATACTGTGTGAAAAGATAAAAAAGAATGATCATTACAGAGTATTTGTATACTATGAAGAGAATATTCCAGTTGCTTATCTAGGATTACTTTATGTAAGTAATCTTCATTATGATGGAATGTGGGTAGACCTTATAGGTGTAAGAAAAGATTTTCAAAATAGGGCTATAGGAAAAAAACTCTTAAAATATGCTGAGGAAAAAGCTAGAGATAATGGTCTTGAAATACTGACTGGATTGGTTAAATCAGACAATATATCATCATTAACAATGTTCAAGGGAGCAGAGTTTAAATATGATGAGATGGGATTTAAACTTTTCATGAAGGATATAGAAAAAAAGTAA
- a CDS encoding phosphoglycerate kinase has product MAKKIVTDLDVKGKKVLMRVDFNVPMKDGKITDDNRIVAALPTIKYVLENGGKVIAFSHLGKVKTEEDLAKKSLKAVSERLAELLGQPVKFVPATRGAELEAAVAGLKDGEIMMFENTRFEDLDGKKESKNDPELGKYWASLGDVFVNDAFGTAHRAHASNVGIAANIGEGKTAAGFLMEKEIKFIGGAVDAPERPLVAILGGAKVSDKIGVIENLLVKADKVLVGGAMMFTFLKALGKNTGTSLVEEDKVELAKELLAKSNGKLILPIDAVVAKEFNNDAPHKTVSVDEIPSDEMGLDVGAGTVELFTKEINGAKTVVWNGPMGVFEMPSYAKGTIGVCEAIANLKGATTIIGGGDSAAAAISLGYADKFTHISTGGGASLEYLEGKKLPGVESISNK; this is encoded by the coding sequence ATGGCTAAGAAGATAGTAACAGATTTAGATGTTAAAGGTAAAAAAGTATTAATGAGAGTAGATTTTAATGTACCTATGAAAGATGGAAAAATAACTGATGACAACAGAATAGTTGCAGCTCTTCCAACTATCAAATATGTACTTGAAAATGGAGGGAAAGTAATAGCTTTTTCTCACTTAGGAAAAGTAAAAACTGAGGAAGATTTAGCTAAAAAATCTTTAAAAGCAGTTTCTGAAAGATTAGCTGAACTTTTAGGACAACCAGTTAAATTTGTACCTGCTACAAGAGGTGCTGAATTAGAAGCAGCAGTTGCTGGACTAAAAGATGGAGAAATCATGATGTTTGAAAACACAAGATTTGAAGATCTTGATGGTAAAAAAGAATCTAAAAATGATCCTGAATTAGGAAAATATTGGGCTTCTTTAGGAGATGTTTTTGTAAATGATGCATTTGGAACTGCTCACAGAGCACATGCTTCAAATGTAGGTATTGCAGCAAACATTGGAGAAGGAAAAACAGCAGCAGGATTCTTAATGGAAAAAGAAATAAAATTTATAGGAGGAGCTGTTGATGCTCCAGAAAGACCTCTAGTAGCAATATTAGGAGGAGCTAAAGTATCTGATAAAATTGGAGTTATAGAAAATTTACTAGTTAAAGCTGATAAAGTTTTAGTTGGTGGAGCTATGATGTTTACTTTCTTAAAAGCTTTAGGAAAAAATACAGGAACTTCATTGGTTGAAGAAGATAAAGTTGAATTGGCAAAAGAATTATTAGCTAAATCAAATGGGAAATTAATTCTTCCAATAGATGCTGTAGTAGCAAAAGAATTTAATAATGATGCACCTCATAAAACTGTATCAGTAGATGAAATTCCTTCTGATGAAATGGGATTAGATGTTGGAGCTGGAACTGTTGAATTATTCACAAAAGAAATCAATGGAGCTAAAACAGTAGTGTGGAATGGACCAATGGGTGTATTTGAAATGCCTAGTTACGCAAAAGGAACTATAGGAGTATGTGAAGCTATAGCTAACCTTAAAGGAGCAACTACTATCATAGGAGGAGGAGATTCAGCAGCTGCAGCTATAAGCTTAGGATATGCTGATAAATTTACTCATATCTCTACAGGTGGAGGAGCTTCTCTAGAATACTTAGAAGGTAAAAAATTACCAGGAGTAGAATCTATTTCTAATAAATAA
- the gap gene encoding type I glyceraldehyde-3-phosphate dehydrogenase codes for MAVKVAINGFGRIGRLALRLMVENPEFDVVAINDLTDAHMLAHLFKYDSAQGRFNGTIEVKENAFVVNGHTIKTFAQADPKNLPWGDLGVDVVLECTGFFTKKEKAEDHIKAGAKKVVISAPATGDLKTVVFNVNDDILDGTETVISGASCTTNCLAPMAKVLEDKYGIVEGLMTTIHAYTNDQNTLDGPHKKGDLRRARAAAANIVPNTTGAAKAIGLVIPALKGKLDGAAQRVPVITGSLTELVTVLNKQVTVEEINAAMKAATNESFGYTEEELVSSDIIGIHYGSLFDATQTRVMTVGDRQLVKTVAWYDNEMSYTSQLIRTLKKFVELSK; via the coding sequence ATGGCAGTTAAAGTAGCAATTAACGGATTTGGAAGAATTGGAAGATTAGCATTAAGATTAATGGTTGAGAATCCAGAATTTGATGTTGTAGCAATTAATGACTTAACAGATGCACATATGTTGGCACACTTATTTAAATATGACTCAGCACAAGGAAGATTCAATGGAACTATAGAAGTTAAAGAAAATGCTTTTGTAGTTAATGGACATACAATCAAAACTTTTGCACAAGCTGATCCTAAAAACTTACCATGGGGAGATTTAGGAGTAGATGTAGTTCTTGAGTGTACTGGATTCTTTACTAAAAAAGAAAAAGCAGAAGATCATATTAAAGCAGGAGCTAAAAAAGTTGTTATTTCTGCACCAGCAACTGGAGATCTTAAAACTGTAGTTTTCAATGTAAATGATGATATTCTTGATGGAACTGAAACAGTTATCTCTGGAGCATCTTGTACTACTAACTGTTTAGCACCTATGGCTAAAGTATTAGAAGACAAATATGGAATTGTAGAAGGATTAATGACTACTATCCATGCTTATACAAATGACCAAAATACACTTGATGGACCACATAAAAAAGGAGATCTTAGAAGAGCAAGAGCTGCTGCTGCTAACATCGTTCCTAACACAACTGGAGCTGCAAAAGCTATTGGATTAGTAATTCCAGCTTTAAAAGGAAAATTAGATGGAGCTGCACAAAGAGTTCCTGTAATTACTGGATCATTAACTGAGCTTGTAACAGTTCTTAATAAACAAGTAACTGTAGAAGAAATAAACGCTGCAATGAAAGCTGCTACTAACGAATCTTTTGGATATACTGAAGAAGAATTAGTATCTAGTGATATCATTGGAATCCACTATGGATCTTTATTTGATGCAACTCAAACAAGAGTAATGACAGTAGGAGACAGACAATTAGTTAAAACTGTTGCTTGGTATGACAATGAAATGTCTTACACTTCTCAATTAATCAGAACTCTTAAAAAATTCGTAGAATTATCTAAATAA
- a CDS encoding RluA family pseudouridine synthase: MKKFIIEPEYDGYEIGTYLKETKGYSGRGLRNLEIYLNGKRVKNNSKKVRKLNRLLIKEKEKETGIIPMEIPIKVAYEDKNVLLIDKDPYIIVHPTQKKVDKTLANGVVNYFLKTTGKIMVPRFYNRLDMNTSGLIIVAKNSFAQSFLQEKGIVNKFYKAIVKGIVEKDEFLIDRPIGKIGDDLRRREISVENGGQEAQTKIKVIKRFKDITLIEAELLTGRTHQIRAHMALEGYPLLGDELYGGEDKRAKRQMLHSYKTQFSDVETGQLKTVEIDIPDDMKKILSEE; encoded by the coding sequence ATGAAAAAATTTATAATAGAACCAGAGTATGATGGTTATGAAATAGGAACATATCTGAAAGAAACAAAGGGGTATTCTGGAAGAGGCTTGAGAAATTTGGAAATATATCTTAATGGAAAAAGAGTTAAAAATAATAGCAAGAAGGTCAGGAAGCTAAACAGACTTTTAATAAAGGAAAAGGAAAAGGAAACTGGAATAATACCTATGGAGATACCAATCAAGGTAGCTTATGAAGATAAGAATGTACTTCTTATTGATAAAGATCCCTACATAATAGTGCATCCTACTCAAAAGAAAGTAGATAAGACACTTGCTAATGGAGTGGTAAATTATTTTCTGAAAACAACTGGAAAAATAATGGTGCCAAGATTTTACAACAGGCTGGATATGAATACTTCAGGTCTTATCATAGTGGCTAAAAATTCTTTTGCACAATCTTTTCTTCAAGAAAAAGGGATAGTAAATAAATTCTATAAAGCTATAGTAAAAGGAATAGTAGAAAAAGATGAATTCCTTATAGACAGACCTATTGGAAAAATAGGAGATGATCTGAGAAGAAGAGAGATATCTGTAGAGAATGGAGGTCAAGAAGCTCAAACTAAAATAAAAGTAATAAAAAGATTTAAAGATATTACTCTGATAGAAGCAGAACTTCTTACAGGAAGAACCCATCAGATCAGAGCTCACATGGCTCTGGAAGGATATCCTCTCTTAGGAGATGAGCTTTATGGCGGAGAAGATAAAAGAGCTAAAAGACAGATGCTTCATTCTTACAAAACACAATTTTCAGATGTAGAGACAGGACAACTTAAAACAGTGGAAATAGACATCCCTGATGATATGAAAAAGATCTTATCAGAAGAATAA
- the hemA gene encoding glutamyl-tRNA reductase — MNLDKLVVFGISHKELSMSEREKFIHQNPEEIINSLLSQRKIDGYVNLSTCLRVEFYLQIAENFSIEELLECLSFKKGIFIKTGETAAEYLFKVSCGFYSVIKGEDQILAQIKKAHAFAMENNTSSKILNIVFNKAIELGKKFRTESKVCHNALSLEAISLKFIKESIGFLSDKKVLILGVGDLAQAILYLLVKENVKNITITNRTHHKALEIQSIFDVDVISFEHKNTAAVESDVIISATSAPHLVLKSEEIVPYLHSNKKYTFLDLAVPRDIDNIIGTPENVSLFNLDDIWSVYNKNLETRDSLMNSYSYLIDKQMINLKKWFQYYEERTI, encoded by the coding sequence ATGAATTTAGATAAACTTGTTGTCTTTGGTATATCTCATAAAGAATTAAGTATGTCTGAACGTGAAAAATTTATTCATCAGAATCCTGAAGAGATTATTAATTCACTTCTATCTCAAAGAAAGATAGATGGTTATGTAAATCTTTCAACATGTCTGAGAGTAGAATTTTATCTTCAAATTGCAGAAAATTTCTCAATTGAAGAACTTTTAGAATGTTTATCTTTTAAGAAAGGGATATTTATAAAAACAGGAGAAACTGCTGCTGAGTATCTTTTTAAAGTAAGTTGTGGTTTTTATTCTGTTATCAAAGGTGAGGATCAAATACTTGCTCAGATAAAAAAAGCTCATGCTTTTGCTATGGAAAATAACACCTCTTCAAAAATACTTAATATTGTATTTAATAAAGCTATAGAGCTTGGAAAAAAATTCAGGACGGAAAGCAAAGTATGCCATAATGCTCTTTCTCTTGAAGCTATTTCTCTGAAATTTATCAAGGAATCTATTGGTTTCCTTTCAGATAAAAAAGTTCTTATTCTTGGAGTAGGAGATTTGGCACAAGCTATTCTCTATCTGCTGGTAAAAGAAAATGTAAAAAATATAACAATAACTAACAGAACTCACCATAAAGCTCTGGAAATCCAGAGTATTTTTGATGTAGATGTTATCAGCTTTGAGCATAAAAATACCGCTGCTGTAGAAAGCGATGTAATAATAAGTGCTACTTCTGCACCTCATTTAGTCCTCAAATCTGAAGAGATAGTCCCTTATCTCCATAGTAATAAAAAATACACATTCCTTGATCTTGCTGTTCCTAGAGATATAGATAATATAATAGGTACTCCTGAAAATGTATCCCTTTTCAACCTTGATGATATATGGAGTGTATATAACAAAAATTTAGAAACAAGAGATTCTCTAATGAATAGTTACAGTTATCTGATTGATAAACAAATGATAAATCTAAAAAAATGGTTTCAATATTATGAAGAAAGGACTATATAA
- the hemC gene encoding hydroxymethylbilane synthase: protein MKKKIVIGSRGSILAMAQSEMVKKMLENNFPELEFEIKKIVTSGDTDLVSNWNNSDKSLKSFFTKEIEVELLNETIDLAVHSMKDMPVISPEGLICGAVPDREDSRDVLVSKSGKTLMELPAGAIVGTSSLRRTMNLKNLRNDLEIKQLRGNIHTRLNKLKNEDYDAILLAAAGLKRVGLEKEITEYLDPEKFLPAPAQGVLHIQCRENDEEVKKILKSIHNEDIEKVVVIEREFSKIFDGGCHTPMGCHCILDGDKITLTGIYFKGETGYSASITEDAALGIKTAQKLADIIKEKIND, encoded by the coding sequence ATGAAAAAAAAGATTGTGATTGGGAGCAGAGGAAGTATTCTGGCAATGGCTCAAAGTGAAATGGTAAAAAAAATGCTGGAAAATAATTTTCCTGAATTAGAATTTGAAATAAAAAAGATTGTTACAAGTGGAGATACTGATCTTGTGAGCAACTGGAACAACAGTGATAAATCTCTCAAAAGTTTCTTTACAAAAGAGATTGAAGTTGAGCTTCTAAATGAAACAATAGACCTTGCTGTACACTCTATGAAAGATATGCCTGTTATTTCTCCAGAAGGATTAATATGTGGAGCTGTTCCTGACAGAGAGGACTCTAGAGATGTTCTTGTATCTAAGTCTGGAAAAACTCTTATGGAACTTCCAGCAGGAGCTATAGTTGGTACAAGTTCTCTCAGAAGAACAATGAATCTTAAAAATCTTAGAAATGACCTTGAAATAAAACAATTGAGAGGTAATATTCATACAAGATTAAACAAATTAAAAAATGAAGATTATGATGCTATTCTTCTTGCTGCTGCTGGTTTAAAAAGAGTTGGATTAGAAAAAGAGATCACGGAATATCTTGATCCTGAAAAATTTCTTCCTGCTCCTGCACAAGGTGTCCTTCATATCCAATGCAGAGAAAATGATGAGGAAGTAAAAAAAATATTGAAATCTATCCATAATGAAGATATAGAAAAAGTGGTAGTAATAGAAAGAGAATTTTCTAAAATATTTGATGGAGGATGTCACACTCCTATGGGATGTCACTGTATCTTAGATGGAGATAAAATTACTCTTACAGGTATCTATTTCAAAGGAGAAACTGGATATTCTGCCTCTATCACAGAAGATGCTGCTTTAGGAATAAAAACTGCTCAAAAACTTGCAGATATCATAAAGGAGAAAATAAATGACTAA